The nucleotide window GAGGCCGAGTTGCTTCTGATGTTCGCCTCTCGCGCGCAGCTGGTGCGCGAAGTGATCGAGCCCGCGCTTGCCGCGGGGCGATGGGTGCTCTGCGATCGCTTTACCGATGCCAGCTACGCTTACCAGGGTGGCGGCCGCGGGCAGCCTGTCGAACGTATCGAGCAACTGGAGCAGTGGGCGACCGACGGTCTCAGGCCAGACCTGACCTTGCTGCTGGATTTGCCCGTGGCGACGGGCCGTGCGCGTGCCGCCGGTCGTGGCGACGCCGATCGCATCGAAGTCGAGGCCGATGGGTTCTTCGAGCGCGTGCGCGGCACGTATCGGGCGCGCGCTGCCGCCGATGCCGCGCGCTTTCGTGTGATCGATGCCAGCCTGACGCCGGAGCAGGTGCTCCAGCAGGCTATCGATGGCACTGTGCATTTGCTGGAGGATCATGCGTGAGCGTTGCTCCGTGGCATGAAGAGCACTGGATGCGCCTGCAGTCCCGGCGCGAGCGTGGTGCGCTCCCGCACGCACTGTTGCTTTGCGGGCCTGAGGGCCTCGGCAAGCGGGACTTCATGCAGCGTTTCGTGCGCGGTCTGCTTTGCGAGCGTCCGCAACAGGGCGACGCTTGCGGCCAGTGCCGCAGCTGCTTGCTTTACGCGGCGGGCACGCACCCTGACGTGGTGAACATTACGTTCGGCGTTCGCAAGGATGGCGTGCAGCGAGGTGAGATCGTCGTCGACCAGATCCGCGATCTCTCGTCGCGCCTGTCGATGGCCAGTCAGTTCGGAGGGTGGCAGATCGCCATCATCGATCCGGCCGACGCCATGAATGCAGCGTCCGCCAACGCCTTGCTCAAAACGCTGGAAGAGCCGTCACCTAACACCATGCTGATCCTTCTGGCCGATGCGCCCTGGCGCTTGCCGCAGACGATCCGCAGTCGTACCCAGCGCATCGAGTTCCATCTGCCGGCGCATGAGCAGGCACTGGCCTGGCTTCAGTCGGAAGGCGTGAAGGACCCCGGGGCGGCGCTTGAAGCGGCAGGCGGAAATCCGGGCCTGGCGCGCAACTGGTCCAGGGAAGGTGCGCTCGCCCGCCGCCAGGAAGTACGCAAGGACCTGGCTGCGCTGGCGGGTGGTCGCGGGGAAACGATGGAAGTGGTGCGCCGCTGGCTGGATGACGAGCCCGCTCAGCGCTTGTGGTTTGCCGCACAGGCGGTAGCTGACGAATCGCGACTTCGTGCGTCGGCCGGAAGCGGTCCCTTGTCCAGCAATTTGCACACCGAGGCGCTCGGCGACTGGTACCTGGCCGCCAATCGCACGCGCGATGCTTTGCGGGGGCCGCTGCGTGGCGACTTGCTGTTGCTCGAGTTGCTCGCCAGCTGGCGCTGAGCTGAATCGCCTCTGCGTTCGAGGCCAGCGGAAAGCCACGGGACAGTGGAGATTTCTAGCCTGCGGCGATGCGCTCGCTTGCCGCCTCGCTTCGCCTCCCATGGTTGCCCGTCTTCGGGCTCGTGCTGCTGGCCGCGATGCGCTGGTGGTGGCTCGACGCCTATCCGCTGAATTCCGACGAAGCCCAGCATGCCCACGTGGCGTGGTCGTGGACGCAGGGCTGGACGATTTATCGCGATACCTTCGATAACCACGGGCCACTTTTCAGTTGGCTGAACTCGTGGCTCATGCGTCTGATCGGCGAGCGTGAGGACGTCCTGTACTGGCTGCGTCTGGCGATGCAGCTCTGGTATGCCTTGGCATTGTGGGCTGTGTGGCGCATGGGGCGTCGCATGTTCGGACCCGGCCTGGCCTGGGCCGGCATGTTTCTGGCGGCGGTCGAGCTGCGCTTCTTCCTCATCAGCGGCCAGTTCCGAACCGACGACATGTGGGCTGCGGCGTGGTTGTGCGCACTGGCGGCGGTGGTGGGCGCGCCTTCGCGAGCCTGGCGGTGGTTCTTGTTCGGATGCGGCGCGGGCGTGGCCATCGCCGTGTCGCAGAAGACGGTGGTCTTGCTTGCCACGTCCGCGGTAAGTGCACTGCTGGTTTGCCTTGCCGTCAGGCCCTCCACGGTGAGGTTCCGGGCGCGTCATGCCGCAGCGGCGCTCCTTGGATTCATGATCGTTCCCGGAGCGTTCGTCCTTTGGCTCGGCTGGCACGGGTTGCTGGGCAATGCCTGGTATGCCCTGGTGACCTACAACGTCGGCGGCGTCAGCAAGACGGATGCGCTGGCCAAGCTGCTGCTGGCGCTGATGATCTACGCCGGGCTGACGCTTGCGGTGATGCGCTACTTGCGCGCGGATGCCGCGCCAGGATTCGATGGACCCGCCTTCCTTTTCCTTCAGTCGAGTGGATATCTGCTGCTTGTCTGGTTCGTCTGGCCGCTGGTGACGGCGCAGGACTTCCTGCCGGCGATACCCCCGCTGATGCTGGTCCTGTGTGCAGCCTTTGCGCAGGTCCCCTGGCTCGATGGGCATCCTGCACGTCGCCGCTTCGTGGCAGTGACGGCGGTTCTGGTCGAGTGCGCGTTCCTGTTCGCGTTACAGCCGCCGTGGCACGACCGCATGGCCCCGCAACGCGAGGCATTGCGAACGGTGCTCCGCTACACTGATAAGGGGGATACGGTCATGGATCCGAAGGGCGATGCCATCTTTCGGCGTCGTGCCCACTTTTCGATCATCGAAAGTCTGGCCATGGTCCGCATGCGCGAAGGGCTGCTGCACGACAGCGTGGCCGGCGACATGGTTCGCGAGGGCAGCATGCTGGTTTTCAACCTGCGCCTGCCGCCCGCGAGCGAAGCCTTCGTGTGGAAGAACTTCTTGCCCGTCGAGGGCGATATCTGGATGGCGGGGCAGTGCGTGGGGCAGGGAATGGATCGGAACATTGTCGTGGGCATGCCTGGGGATTACACCCTGGTTGATGCGTCCGGTTCGGTACCGGCGTCCATGGACGGGCTTCCCCTGTCCGACCACTGGAAGCTGGCGGCGGGTCGCCATCAGCTTCGTGTCGAGGTGACCCGTCCGCTGGCTCTGGTCTGGACACGGGCCTGGCAACGGGGATGGCGTCCGGTGAGTCTGGCACCTGCCGATGCCGGGCATCCGGCCGCGGTGGTCGTATGCCATTGACCTTCGGTTCGCATACGCGCCTGCTCGTTGTGGCGCCTCATCCTGATGACGAAACCATCTCGGCCGGCGAGCTGATCCAGCACGTCCAGCAGGCGGGCGGTGAAGTAGAGATTCTTTTGCTGACCGATGGCGACAACAATCCCTGGCCGCAGCGTTGGGTTGAGCGTCGCCTTTGGGTTGGCCCGGCAGAACGGGAGCGATGGGGGCGGCGTCGGCGGCTCGAGGTCGGGCAGGCGCTCAAGACCCTTGGCGTGCGTCCGGAGGCCCTGCATCCACTAGGGTTGCCTGACATGGGCCTCACCGCGTGGCTGCGGTTTCACCTTGACGCCCTGCTCGAGCACGTCGCCGGGCGCCTGAGCACGTTCCAGCCCACCCACGTGGCCATGCCTTCGCTGGGTGATCGCCATCCGGACCATGGCGCTGCCCATGTCCTCATGCGCCTGGCACTTGCGCACTGGACTGATAGCATCCCGGCGGTCCTGACCTACCTCGTGCATGGCCGCGACCCCCGAGAGGGCGAGGTGGTCGTCTTGACCCCGGGCCTGCGCATGCACGGGGTGAAACTGGCCGCCATGGAGGCCTACGCCAGCCAGATGGCGCTCAGTGGCGAACGGATGCGTGCACTGGCGGACCGCCCGGAGCAGTTCCGGAAAATTCGAGCGCTGCGTCGGGAGGCGAGGGTCCTGCCCTGGCAGCTGGCGACGATTCGCCAGCCGTGGCTGACCCTGACGGTTGTCGATGCCGGCGGCGCACGGAGCTTTCGCGGCTCGGCCGCCCCCGTTACGGCGTCCCCGGGCGGCGGGGTCGTTCTCGACCTGGCGCCACCGCCCCCCGGATCGCCACGCTTTGCCAAGCTGCACATGGACCTTCGGTCGCCCTGGATCTTCGACCGCTGGGGTTGGTCCGAAATCTGACGGTCGGTAGGAATTGCCTGGCCCGGTTCCCGGTCATCGCCGGAGCGGCCGGGAGATATCTGCGCCATGTCACGCGGTGGCTTCTGCCGCTTTACGCCTTTGCCTAGGCCTAGTTAGGATGCGTCCCATAGGGCCGCTCGCAGGTCCGCAGGAGCAGGCATGAACCCGGCCATCCCCGCCCGCCAGGGCATTATTTCGTTGAAGATCAAGGACACGCCCGCGCTTTACAACGCGTACATGCCCTTCCTGAAGCATGGTGGTCTGTTTGCTCCGACGGCGCAGAGCTATGCCCTGGGCGACGAAGTGGTGCTGCTGGTCAACCTGGCCGACGAGGGCGAGCGCCTTTCGGTGGCCGGCAAAGTGGTCTGGGTAACCCCGGTGGGGGCTCAGGGAAACCGTACAGCCGGCATCGGCGTGCAGTTCAACGATTCGTCCGATGGCGAAGTCGCGCGTGCCCGCATTGAGAACATTCTCGCCGGCATGGCCGGTTCGGAGCGTCCGACCCACACGATGTGAGGGCGGCCTGCGGTCCCGAGCGGTGACCGCGATCACGGTTCGATACCCCTGTTGACGTCCCCTTGCCACGCCCTGCGCGAAAAGGTCGGGCGGCGTGCCACTGAGCGGGCTCGGGCACGCCTCGCGGCCATGGGCTTTGATTCTGCAATATCAATGCCGCAGCCCTGCAAAATAGCCGTCAAGGCTTGTTGTTGTTAAGCGCACTGATACAATGTCGCGATTGCCGTGCACGAAGCGCGGAAAGTCGGACGTTCGTGGCGACAAAACGCATGCGATCGTGGCGGGTGCCCATGGCCTGATGGCCTGCCGATCCTAGTTGCCGGACCGTTTCCCCGAACGGTCACTGATGCGCCTCGACGGCGCGGAGGTACGAAACACCGTGCTTGCCGAATATTGGCCCATCTTGCTGTTCATCGGCGTCGCCACCGGTCTCGGTGTGGTGCTGTTGATCATCGGTCTTCTTGCCGGCCCCCGCCGTCCCGAATCGGAAAAGCTCTCGCCGTACGAGTGCGGTTTCGAGGCGTTCGAGGACGCGCGCATGCGCTTCGACGTGCGCTATTACCTGCTGGCCATTCTTTTCATCATCTTCGATCTGGAAATCGCCTTTCTTTTCCCGTGGGCGGTTGTTTTCGACAAGATCGGCATCATCGCGCTGATTGAAATGGCGCTGTTCCTGCTGCTCTTGGTGATCGGTTTTGCCTACGTGTGGAAGAAGGGAGCGCTGGAATGGGAGTGATCTCCTCACTTGACCGGGTGATGCACAACCCGCAGCCGTTGAACCTGGTTGACGACATCCTTCGTCCGGCTGGCGACAACCCCGTCATCCAGCGCGGTTTCGTGACCACCAGCGTCGACGCCCTGATGAACTGGGCGCGTACTGGTTCGATGTGGCCGATGACCTTCGGTCTCGCTTGCTGCGCCGTGGAAATGATGCACGCTGGCGCCGCGCGTCTGGATCTTGACCGTTATGGCGTGATCTTCCGCCCGAGCCCGCGTCAGTCTGACGTGATGATCGTGGCCGGCACCCTGGTCAACAAGATGGCCCCGGCGCTGCGCAAGGTCTACGACCAGATGCCGGATCCGAAGTGGGTCATCTCCATGGGTAGCTGCGCCAATGGCGGCGGCTATTACCACTACTCGTACTCCGTGGTGCGCGGCTGCGACCGCATCGTGCCGGTGGATATCTACGTGCCGGGCTGCCCGCCGACGGCTGAAGCGTTGATCCACGGCATCCTGCAGTTGCAGAAGAAGATCCGCCGCACCAGCACCATTGCGCGTTCCTGAAGGCGTCGCTCATGACCGATACGCAATCGAACTCGCTGGCCGGGCGCCTCACCGCGCGATTCGGCGACACGCTCAAGCTCTCCATTGTTCGCAATGAAATCACCGCCGAGCTGGCGGCTGCCGATCTGATCGCTGTCGCTACCGCGCTGCGTGACGAGGCGCCGTTCCGTTTTGGCGTCTTCATCGACATCTGCGGCGTCGACTACCTCGGCTACGGCCAGACCGAATGGGATACCGAGTCCGTATCCGGTACCGGCTTCTCACGCGGTGTGGAAGGCGAGGCCATGGGGCGTTTCACCTGGGCCAATCGCCCGCGTGACGTCGACCAGCCGCGCCGCTTTGCTTCCGTGGTCCACCTGCTGTCGCTCGAGAACAACCAGCGCATTCGCCTGCGCGTGTTCTGCGAAGACGACTCGCTGCCGGTGGTGCCCTCGCTGACGGGCGTGTGGGCTGGCGCCAACTGGTTCGAGCGTGAAGCGTTCGACCTGTACGGCATCATCTACGAGGGCCATCCGGACCTGCGCCGCCTGCTGACCGATTACGGTTTCGTCGGCCATCCGTTCCGCAAGGACTTCCCGCTGATCGGCAACGTCGAAGTGCGCTACGACCCCGAGCAGAAGCGCGTGGTGTACGAACCCGTGTCGATCGAGCCGCGCGTGCTGGTGCCGCGCGTCATCCGTGACGACGCCGACCTGCTGCAGGCGAAGGCCGAAGCGGCCGATAACTGGCGGAACAACTGATCATGCAAGAGATCCGCAATTACACGATGAACTTCGGCCCGCAGCATCCGGCTGCGCACGGCGTGCTGCGCCTGGTGCTGGAAATGGACGGCGAGACCATCGTCCGTGCCGATCCGCACGTGGGCCTGCTGCACCGTGGTACCGAGAAGCTGGCCGAAGCCAAGCCGTTCAACCAGTCGATCGGCTACATGGATCGCCTGGATTACGTATCCATGATGTGCAACGAGCACGCTTACGTGCGCGCGATCGAAACCCTGATGGGGATCGAGGCGCCGGAGCGTGCGCAGTACATCCGCACCATGTTCGACGAGATCACCCGCATCCTGAACCACCTCATGTGGATCGGTTCCAACGCGCTCGATCTCGGTGCCATGGCGGTGTTCCTGTACGCCTTCCGTGAGCGCGAAGAGCTCATGGACGTCTACGAGGCGGTGTCGGGCGCGCGCATGCACGCCACCTACTACCGTCCGGGCGGCGTGTACCGCGACCTGCCGGGCAAGATGTCCCAGTACCGTGAGTCGCCCTGGCACAAGGGCAACGACCTCAAGCGCCTCAATGCGTGGCGTGAGGGTTCCATGCTCGATTACCTCGAAGCCTTCACCGCCGACTTCCCGTCGAAGGTGGATGAGTACGAGGAGCTGCTCACCAATAACCGCATCTGGAAGCAGCGTACGGTCGGCATTGGCGTGATCTCGCCGGAGCTGGCGCAGCAGTGGGGCATGACCGGCGCGATGCTGCGCGGTTCGGGCCTGGCCTGGGATTTGCGCAAGAAGCAGCCATACGCCAAGTACGCCGAGATGGATTTCGACATCCCGGTGGGCGTCAACGGCGACTGCTACGACCGTTACCTGGTGCGCGTCGAAGAGATGCGCCAGTCCAACCGCATCATCCAGCAGTGCGTGAAGTGGCTGCGGGCCAACCCGGGTCCGGTGATGGTGGAAAACTTCAAGGTCGCGCCGCCCAAGCGCGAGGCCATGAAGGAGGACATGGAAGCCCTGATCCATCACTTCAAGCTGTTCACCGAAGGCTACGGTGTGCCGGCCGGCGAGACGTACTGCGCCGTCGAGGCACCCAAGGGCGAGTTCGGTTGCTATCTGGTTTCCGATGGCGCCAACAAGCCGTTCCGCGTGCACCTTCGCGCGCCGGGCTTCGCCCACCTGTCGTCGATCGATCCCATCGTGCGCGGCCACATGCTGGCTGACGTGGTGGCGATGATCGGCACCTATGACCTCGTGTTCGGCGAAGTCGATCGCTGAGCCGACGGGAGCATACGCAATGAAAGCCACCGGAAATTACGAGCAGGTCAAGAACGTCGACCCGCTCGCCGTCCTCAACGAGCACACCCGCCATCACATCGATGAGTGGGTTGCGCGTTTTCCGCCTGACCGCAAGCGCTCGGCCGTCATCCAGGGCCTGTTCGCCGCGCAGGAACAGAACCAGGGCTTCCTGACCGACGAGCTGATCACCGCCGTCGCCAAGTACCTGGACATCCCGGCCGTGTGGGCCTACGAGGTGGCGAGCTTCTATTCGATGCTCGAAACCAAGCCGGTCGGCCGCAACAACGTCGCCATCTGCACGAACATCTCGTGCTGGCTGAACGGTGCGGAAGATCTGGTCAAGCACTGCGAGAAGAAGCTGGGCATCAAGCTGGGCGAAAGCACCGCCGATGGCCGCGTCTATCTCAAGCGCGAAGAAGAATGCATCGCTGCCTGCGCCTGCGCGCCGGCGATGACGGTGAATGGTCATTACCACGAGCGTCTCACGACCGAAAAGGTCGACGAGATCCTCGACGGTCTCAAGTAAGGGCAGGGCGTCATGGCATACGGTCCGGCACCCCAGGAACATCAGGTCGTCTACACCACGCTGCATTTCGACAAGCCGTGGGCGATGGACAGCTACACCCAGGTCGGTGGCTACGAAGCGTGGAAGAAAATCCTCGCCGAGAAGCCCGATCCGAACACGCTTATCGAAGAGCTCAAGAAGAGCAACCTGCGCGGCCGTGGCGGCGCGGGCTTCCCGACGGGTCTGAAGTGGTCCTTCATGCCCAAGGGCAACATGCAGAAGTACATCCTCTGCAACTCCGATGAATCGGAGCCCGGTACCTGCAAGGACCGCGACATCCTGCGCTTCAATCCCCATGCGGTGATTGAAGGCATGGCCATCGCGTGCTACTGCACCGGCTCGACCGTCGCCTACAACTACCTGCGTGGCGAGTTCCACCATGAGCCCTTCGAACATTTCGAAGAAGCGCTCAAGGAAGCCTATGCCGCCGGCCTGCTGGGCAAGAACATTCAGGGCACCGGCCTTGATGTCGACATCTATGGCGCCCTGGGCGCCGGTGCCTACATCTGTGGCGAAGAAACCGCGCTCATGGAATCGCTGGA belongs to Dyella terrae and includes:
- a CDS encoding NADH-quinone oxidoreductase subunit A, which gives rise to MLAEYWPILLFIGVATGLGVVLLIIGLLAGPRRPESEKLSPYECGFEAFEDARMRFDVRYYLLAILFIIFDLEIAFLFPWAVVFDKIGIIALIEMALFLLLLVIGFAYVWKKGALEWE
- a CDS encoding NADH-quinone oxidoreductase subunit D, yielding MQEIRNYTMNFGPQHPAAHGVLRLVLEMDGETIVRADPHVGLLHRGTEKLAEAKPFNQSIGYMDRLDYVSMMCNEHAYVRAIETLMGIEAPERAQYIRTMFDEITRILNHLMWIGSNALDLGAMAVFLYAFREREELMDVYEAVSGARMHATYYRPGGVYRDLPGKMSQYRESPWHKGNDLKRLNAWREGSMLDYLEAFTADFPSKVDEYEELLTNNRIWKQRTVGIGVISPELAQQWGMTGAMLRGSGLAWDLRKKQPYAKYAEMDFDIPVGVNGDCYDRYLVRVEEMRQSNRIIQQCVKWLRANPGPVMVENFKVAPPKREAMKEDMEALIHHFKLFTEGYGVPAGETYCAVEAPKGEFGCYLVSDGANKPFRVHLRAPGFAHLSSIDPIVRGHMLADVVAMIGTYDLVFGEVDR
- the holB gene encoding DNA polymerase III subunit delta' — protein: MSVAPWHEEHWMRLQSRRERGALPHALLLCGPEGLGKRDFMQRFVRGLLCERPQQGDACGQCRSCLLYAAGTHPDVVNITFGVRKDGVQRGEIVVDQIRDLSSRLSMASQFGGWQIAIIDPADAMNAASANALLKTLEEPSPNTMLILLADAPWRLPQTIRSRTQRIEFHLPAHEQALAWLQSEGVKDPGAALEAAGGNPGLARNWSREGALARRQEVRKDLAALAGGRGETMEVVRRWLDDEPAQRLWFAAQAVADESRLRASAGSGPLSSNLHTEALGDWYLAANRTRDALRGPLRGDLLLLELLASWR
- the tmk gene encoding dTMP kinase codes for the protein MTQKRGKFISLEGGEGAGKSTLLNGLRAFLEGQGIDLQLTREPGGTPLGEAARAIVLDPALKNMSAEAELLLMFASRAQLVREVIEPALAAGRWVLCDRFTDASYAYQGGGRGQPVERIEQLEQWATDGLRPDLTLLLDLPVATGRARAAGRGDADRIEVEADGFFERVRGTYRARAAADAARFRVIDASLTPEQVLQQAIDGTVHLLEDHA
- a CDS encoding PilZ domain-containing protein, with protein sequence MNPAIPARQGIISLKIKDTPALYNAYMPFLKHGGLFAPTAQSYALGDEVVLLVNLADEGERLSVAGKVVWVTPVGAQGNRTAGIGVQFNDSSDGEVARARIENILAGMAGSERPTHTM
- a CDS encoding NuoB/complex I 20 kDa subunit family protein, with the translated sequence MGVISSLDRVMHNPQPLNLVDDILRPAGDNPVIQRGFVTTSVDALMNWARTGSMWPMTFGLACCAVEMMHAGAARLDLDRYGVIFRPSPRQSDVMIVAGTLVNKMAPALRKVYDQMPDPKWVISMGSCANGGGYYHYSYSVVRGCDRIVPVDIYVPGCPPTAEALIHGILQLQKKIRRTSTIARS
- a CDS encoding NADH-quinone oxidoreductase subunit C, producing MTDTQSNSLAGRLTARFGDTLKLSIVRNEITAELAAADLIAVATALRDEAPFRFGVFIDICGVDYLGYGQTEWDTESVSGTGFSRGVEGEAMGRFTWANRPRDVDQPRRFASVVHLLSLENNQRIRLRVFCEDDSLPVVPSLTGVWAGANWFEREAFDLYGIIYEGHPDLRRLLTDYGFVGHPFRKDFPLIGNVEVRYDPEQKRVVYEPVSIEPRVLVPRVIRDDADLLQAKAEAADNWRNN
- a CDS encoding PIG-L deacetylase family protein, translated to MPLTFGSHTRLLVVAPHPDDETISAGELIQHVQQAGGEVEILLLTDGDNNPWPQRWVERRLWVGPAERERWGRRRRLEVGQALKTLGVRPEALHPLGLPDMGLTAWLRFHLDALLEHVAGRLSTFQPTHVAMPSLGDRHPDHGAAHVLMRLALAHWTDSIPAVLTYLVHGRDPREGEVVVLTPGLRMHGVKLAAMEAYASQMALSGERMRALADRPEQFRKIRALRREARVLPWQLATIRQPWLTLTVVDAGGARSFRGSAAPVTASPGGGVVLDLAPPPPGSPRFAKLHMDLRSPWIFDRWGWSEI
- the nuoE gene encoding NADH-quinone oxidoreductase subunit NuoE, whose product is MKATGNYEQVKNVDPLAVLNEHTRHHIDEWVARFPPDRKRSAVIQGLFAAQEQNQGFLTDELITAVAKYLDIPAVWAYEVASFYSMLETKPVGRNNVAICTNISCWLNGAEDLVKHCEKKLGIKLGESTADGRVYLKREEECIAACACAPAMTVNGHYHERLTTEKVDEILDGLK
- a CDS encoding ArnT family glycosyltransferase, with amino-acid sequence MRSLAASLRLPWLPVFGLVLLAAMRWWWLDAYPLNSDEAQHAHVAWSWTQGWTIYRDTFDNHGPLFSWLNSWLMRLIGEREDVLYWLRLAMQLWYALALWAVWRMGRRMFGPGLAWAGMFLAAVELRFFLISGQFRTDDMWAAAWLCALAAVVGAPSRAWRWFLFGCGAGVAIAVSQKTVVLLATSAVSALLVCLAVRPSTVRFRARHAAAALLGFMIVPGAFVLWLGWHGLLGNAWYALVTYNVGGVSKTDALAKLLLALMIYAGLTLAVMRYLRADAAPGFDGPAFLFLQSSGYLLLVWFVWPLVTAQDFLPAIPPLMLVLCAAFAQVPWLDGHPARRRFVAVTAVLVECAFLFALQPPWHDRMAPQREALRTVLRYTDKGDTVMDPKGDAIFRRRAHFSIIESLAMVRMREGLLHDSVAGDMVREGSMLVFNLRLPPASEAFVWKNFLPVEGDIWMAGQCVGQGMDRNIVVGMPGDYTLVDASGSVPASMDGLPLSDHWKLAAGRHQLRVEVTRPLALVWTRAWQRGWRPVSLAPADAGHPAAVVVCH